The sequence CCTCGCTGCAGGGTTGAGGGAAGTGCTGCGGGGGGGACTACTCGCCGTTCTACGGGGCGGGGGGACTCTGAGCCTGGCGCGCTTTGGTCATCTGGCTCAACGCCTTCATGACCAGGTCTCGCTTGGGATAGCCCTCGGGCGTGAGCGTGAGGAACGTCTCGTAATGCAGCTCACTCGACTTGAAGTCCTTGAGGGTGGCGTACACCCCGCCGAGCATCAGGTGGCACTCGGGAACCTTGGGTGCGCGCGCCGCGCATTCCTGGGCGATTGACAGGGCCTCGTTGGGTTCCGTCTTGGCCAGCTTGAGGACCCTGGCCTTGATCTGATCAATGTTCCTGGTGACCTCTCCCGGCTTCAGCGTCTTCAGGCTGTCGACCGTCACGTCCTCGGCCGTCATGGTGGGAGGGCCGACTGCTTCGGTGGCCGGCGGCGGCGCCTGGGCCTCGAGCCCTTGCTTCACGCTGTCGTAGCGGGACTTGAAGACCGTCTCCGGGGAGACCTTGGCCAGGGTGCTGCCTGCTTCCTTGAGCTTGCCGGCGTCCAGGGCTTCCTGGGCGGCCGTGAGGTTCTTGTCGGCCTCGATCTCCTGGGTCAGCAGGCGCTCCCGCGCGGTCTGCGCCTTGAGGGCCGGACCGCCCCGGGCGGACTCGCCCAGGCTCTTCAGGATGGTGGCCGCGACCTCGAAGTTGGCCGACTTGAGCGCGGTGTCGAAGTCCGCTTCGGTGACCTTCTGTGCCGGAGGGGCCGGCGTCTTCACCGTCTCCGGAGGCGTCAGCGCTTCAGGAGGCTTCTTCTCCGGCGTCGCGGGCGGATTCGCGGCCACGGTCTCCGCGGGCTTCGTCGTGGGCGGCGTCTCCGGGACCGGCTGCGGATCCGCGGCGACCACGGGGGGCGGCGCGTCCGGCGGCTTGGGCAGCAGGTCCTGCCCCTTCACCACGAAGAGGGCCGCGCCCGCTCCAATGGAGAGGAACACGATGACCGCGGCCACCCACATCTTCTTGGAACCGCTGCGCTCCTGCGCCGCGATGTCCTCCGCCAGCGAGCCCGGCCCCACGAAGCGCAGCTTCACGTGGCCCATCTCGATGACGTCTCCGTGCGCGAGCGTCGCCTGGGCGTAGCTCTCACCGTTGACCGTCATCCCGTTGGCGGACTGCATGTCGATGACGCGCCACTCGCCGGTCTCCTCGCGCACGATCTTCGCGTGCGTGCGGGACAGCGAGCGGTGGTCCAGCGCCACGTCGTTCTCCGACGTGCGGCCAATCCGCAGTTCCGTGCGGTTGCAGTCGTACTCCTGGCCCTTGAACTCGTTGGGGGCGAGCACCAGCAGCCGGGGCTGCTCGTCCTCCGGCACGCGCTCCACGCGCCGGGGCCGGTCCGCCTCCATCTGGTCCATGCGGATGATGGACGTGGCGTTGCGGCGCGCCTCCGCGGAGACCGGCGTGTGGCCCGGCTCGTCGCCGTCCTCCTCGTCGGGGTCCTCCGCCTCGTCCTCGCCGTCCACCATGGTGTCGCGAGGGGCGGGGCCGCCGCGCTCGTCGTCGTCCTCCTCCGGTTCCGGCTCCG is a genomic window of Corallococcus macrosporus containing:
- a CDS encoding FHA domain-containing protein, translating into MLKLIIEDDEGRKTVVPFVRDEITIGRQEGNTIRLTERNVSRRHARLVRLNGHVVLEDLGSYNGTRINGERVAGQLPLKEGDLIQIGDYDLALQVEGAANAGAPAGAITAKVPASRRPEPEPEEDDDERGGPAPRDTMVDGEDEAEDPDEEDGDEPGHTPVSAEARRNATSIIRMDQMEADRPRRVERVPEDEQPRLLVLAPNEFKGQEYDCNRTELRIGRTSENDVALDHRSLSRTHAKIVREETGEWRVIDMQSANGMTVNGESYAQATLAHGDVIEMGHVKLRFVGPGSLAEDIAAQERSGSKKMWVAAVIVFLSIGAGAALFVVKGQDLLPKPPDAPPPVVAADPQPVPETPPTTKPAETVAANPPATPEKKPPEALTPPETVKTPAPPAQKVTEADFDTALKSANFEVAATILKSLGESARGGPALKAQTARERLLTQEIEADKNLTAAQEALDAGKLKEAGSTLAKVSPETVFKSRYDSVKQGLEAQAPPPATEAVGPPTMTAEDVTVDSLKTLKPGEVTRNIDQIKARVLKLAKTEPNEALSIAQECAARAPKVPECHLMLGGVYATLKDFKSSELHYETFLTLTPEGYPKRDLVMKALSQMTKARQAQSPPAP